A window of Puniceicoccaceae bacterium genomic DNA:
TGGTGCTTATCATCCTGATGCAGAAACCCAGTGCAAACGCTGGCATGGGTTCCGCCCTCGGTGGGGGTGCAGCGGAGCAAGCATTTGGAGGAAACGCCGCCAACGTGCTCACCAAAACCACGGTGTTCGCGATCATCGGTTTTTTTGTGCTCTCCTTTGCACTTTACCTTGGCAATCTCGCAATGTCCGGCCCGGCCACCCAGCGCTCACAGGACGGTGACAATCTCGGTGCTCTGGTCAGCAGCATTGAAGAAGATGCCCCCGAACCGGAAGCCGTTGTGACGGAACCTGCAGAACAGCCCGACGCTGCAGTCGATGAGGCGGAAGCGGCCTCCCTGGATGAATTGCTGGATGGGACACAACCCCCCAGCGAGTGATCTCAGGAGCAAGCTTGCAATTCCCGCACAAACCAAAGTCCTTTTCAGAACCGTATTCCCCAGGGAATGCGGTTTTTTCTTCTCCATGCTTGCCCTATTTCGAATGATCAACCGACCGCAACCGTCCATGTGATGATGAATGCGAAACACGCCCTCACCCGATGCCTGCGCCCGGTCTGCTGGAGCCTGGCGTTTCTGACTGCCGGAAGCTTCACCGCATCCGCCCAATCCCAGCGCACACACGAGCAGCTGATTCGCGCTGACCGCCTCAGCGAAACCCAGGCGATCGAATACCTTTACGCCATGCGGACCAGCTCATTTGCCGAGAGCTATGTATTCCGCTTTCAGATCAAACACTACCCTTACCGGGCGCGCAGCTTCAGCTATCATGGAACCCTATATGGGCAGATCGACCCGCTGACCGGTGAGCAGCGCGAGCGCATCGTGATCCAGCAGCGCGACCCCGAACAACCCCGGCAGTCCCTCACCCTTCGGGACCTGCTGCTGGTGCGGGGTCCACAGCCCCACGCCTGGGTGGCACAACCGGAGCAAATCCCAGCGCAGCATTCTGCTCAAAATGAAGACCCGACTTCACTGCCAACCTCGCAGACCGACACCGACTCGCCGAGCACCTCTCTCCCGAAGATGACTCAACTCGATGCCCCCGTGCTCGAGGGCATCAGCCTGACTCCCTTCGATTTACTGGTACCGTATTTCTACTGGAATCGTTTTGAGTATCGCGGACCAGAGCAGGTCAAGGCACGCCCCACCCAATCCTTCCGCCTGCACAGCCCCAACAGTGATTTCCCCATCCAAACGGTGGAAGTAGAGCTGGACGACGAGTTTCGGGCGGTCCTCAAGGCAACCTATCTGGGCGCAGATGGAAATCCCCTCAAATCGATGGAACTGATCGCGTTCAAGAAGACGGGCGATACCTATATCCCCAAAACCCTCGATTACCGGGAGAGCGGAGATCGCGGAGACAAAACACGCATTGACATCATCGCCGCCTCAATGGAGGTCGATTTGCCTTCCGAACTCTTCGAACCTGACAATGTCGGACAGGAACTGCCTTCCATCGACCCTTTCATCTACGACGTGTTCTAAGGTTCGTGCGACAGTCGTAACGAGGAATACGAAAGACTTCATGGAAGTTGGAGCATCGATTCTGGATCCATGGACCTAATCGCTTGACCACGAAAAAAGAGAAAATCCAACTGCTGCCAGAACGCCCAACACTTCATTCCCATGCCTCATGGGATATCAAAAACTCAGCGATGCACGCATGCGTGGACAATGTTGTTGCCCGTCCCATTCACCGCTTAAGGAGTTGACAGTCGCTTTATTCTCACGCCTTTTTCCCAGTCAAGCCAACAGTTGCGAGCGTCGCATCCAGGACTTTCTGATTCGCCGTGCTCATTTCGCACAGCGGCAAGCGCACTTCTGCGGAAGGAATGACCTTCAACTTCTGCAGCGCATATTTTGCGGGCACCGGATTCGGCTCGATAAACAGATTCTGAAACAGGGGGAAGTAGGTCGAGTGTAAGCGATAGGCACCTGCAAAGTCATTGTTCAACGCTAGCGTTACCATCTTGACCATTTCTCTGGCGATCACATTGGAGGTCGTGCAGATCACTCCCTTCGCGCCCACCGACATGTAGGGCAGGATGAGATTGTCCTCACCACTGAGCACAGCAAAATCCTTGCCCTCCATCGCCGAGCAGATGCGACTCACCCGGTCGCAGGACCCGCCGGATTCCTTGAGCACGCAGATGTGTGGAAAATCCGCATGCAGGCGAATCACCGTCTCCACCGCAATCTCAATGCCGCACCGACCGGGAATCGAATACAGCACGATCGGCTTGTCTGTGGATTCCGCAACCTTCGCAAAATGGCGGTAGAGGCCTTCCTGACTCGGCTTATTGTAATAAGGTGCAACCTGCAGAAATGCATTCGCTCCCACCTTCTCCGCTTCACGCGTCAGCTCCAGTGCTTCTTCGGTGGAATTTGCCCCAGTGCCAGCAATAACGGGAATGCGACCCTTCACAAACTCAACGGTCTTGCCGATCACTTCAATGTGCTCCCTGGTCGAAAGCGTTGGCGATTCACCGGTTGTACCAACCGATACAATGCCATCCACACCGTTTTCAATCTGGATCTGCACCAGTTTCTCAAGCGTAGCAACATCTACGCTTCCCTGGTTAAAGGGAGTGATGAGCGCCGTGTGAACACCGTAAAATTGTTTTGAGTCCATAGCCATTGGTCGTCAGTCTCAGAATCCTCCGAGGATACGCATAAACAACCGAAAGGCTAACCCTATTGTTCCGATGACGTCCATTGAAAAATTCAGCTCCCTCCTGAAATTGGCAGTTCAGCACGCAGCCAGCGACATCCACCTCAAGACCGGGCGCTGCCCCATCTTTCGCATTGATGGGCGACTCAAAGAAGTCGATACGAACCCATTCACGGCTCCCCAGCTCATGGAAGTGCTCGACGCCATCATCCCTCCCCAGTTTACACCGCGCTGGAAAGAGTTCTTTCAAGTGGACTTTTCCCACGTGCTGCCGGGTGTCGGGCGTTTCCGCATGAACGCCTTTTACCAGAGGGGATTTCCCGGTCTGGTGATCCGCCACATCAAAGATAAAATCCCCACATTCGAAGACATCAATCTCGATCCCTCACCCTTTCAGCGCATCTGCGACCAGAGCAATGGCATTGCGATCATCTGTGGAGCTACCGGTTCCGGGAAAAGCACAACGCTTGCGGCGATGATCCACTACATCAACTCCCGCAAGGACAAGCACATCGTCACGCTTGAGGACCCAATCGAATACTCCTACACCGACATCAAATCCGTGATCAACCAGCGCGAGATCGGCATCGATACCCCATCCTTTGAAATGGGCATCACCGCCGCGATGCGCCAGGATCCCGATGTGATTCTGGTCGGGGAAATGAGGGATGGTGATACCTTCACCACCGCACTCAAGGCAGCCGAAACCGGCCACCTGGTATTTGGCACCCTGCACGCCTCCTCCTCCCAACAGGCCGTGCAGCGTCTCTTCGAATTCTATCCGACCAATATCCGGGAAGTCATCCGTCCCCAGGTCGCCGCAAGTCTGCGTGCAACCATCACTCAGAAGCTCATCCCCTCGGTCAATGGAGGTCGCGTACCCACCACCGAAATCTTCTGGGTCGACCCACTCGCACGCCAGATCATCGAAGACGGAGAATTTGAGAAAATCAGCCGCCTCGTGGACAGCCAGGAAGCCGAACTGAGCCGCTCCTTCAATAAGGATCTCATGCGACTGGTAAATGCTGGAACGATCGCAAAATCTGACGCCATGGCGGCCTCTCCCAATCCACAGAAGCTTGAAATGAATCTCAAGGGCATCTTCCTGAGCGGCGGCGGTATCGTGGATTGAGACAGCTCACTGGTGTTTTCCAGAAATTGGGCATTGCCCCATTCACAATACTGGAACGGGCGCAGGGCAAACCCTCAATCCCAGGCGCTGCTGCATCCCCTCATGCAGATGCAAAATGCCCGTTTCATTCGATCCGACACCTGCAGTACACTCTTGACATTCCAGAGCCCTGCTTATGCGCTTCAAAGTTTGTACCGCATTGTTTTTTCCGAATTTTTGCTATGAGTATTGCACTCCTGTTTTCCGGCCAAGGCGCACAGACCGTTGGCATGGGCAAATCCCTCTTTGATCAGTTTGAGACTGCACAAACGCTCTACCGCCGTGCCGACGAGATCCTTGGATGGTCGTTGACCAACGCATCGTTTGAGGGTCCCGACGCACTGCTGACTGAAACCCGCGTTTGCCAACCGGCCCTTTTTGTCCACGGATTTGCAGTGTTCTCGATCCTGAAGGAGCAGGGAAAACTGCCCAACATCCGGGCAGCCACAGGCCTGAGTCTGGGCGAACTCACCGCCCTCACTGCGGCGGAGGTTGTTGATTTTGAAACCGGACTCCAACTGGTGGCGCGACGCGGAGAACTCATGCAGCAGGCCTGCGATGCCACCCGCGGATCGATGGCCAGCCTCATTGGCGGAACTCGCGAACTTGCCCAAGAACTTTGCGACAAGGTCGGGGTGCAGATGGCCAATCTGAACTGTCCCGGACAGATCGTGATCTCCGGTGAGGTTGAGGGCATCAAAACGGCACTCGAGCTTGGCAAATCGATGGGATTCAAGCTCATCAAAGAACTCAACGTTGCCGGAGCCTACCACAGCCGCCTCATGCAGTCTGCTGCGGATGCGTATGGCAGTTTTCTGGAGCCATTCACATTCAAGACCCCGATCTTCCCGGTTTATACCAATACCACCGGATGCGCCGTCACCGAACCCGATGCCATCAAGGATGCACTGGTGAAACAAATCGTATCGTCGGTGCTTTTTGAGGACTGCATGCGCAATGCGCACGCCGAAAACGGTATTGAAACCTTTGTCGAATGTGGTGTTGGCAAGGTGATTGCGGGACTCATTCGCCGCACCGACCGGGATTGGAAGGTCGTATCCGTCGCCGAAGCATCGGACATCCCTGAATCCCTTTAATGGACTCCATCAAAAACATCCGTAATTTTTGCATCATTGCCCACGTCGATCACGGAAAAACGACCCTGTCTGACCGTCTGCTCGAATTGACGCGCACCGTGGATCAGCGGCTGATGAAAGAACAGTTGCTGGACTCGATGGATCTCGAGCGCGAACGCGGCATCACAATCAAGAGTCACCCGGTCTCGATGCTCTATCGTGACAGCGATGGCGAAGATTACCTTTTCAACCTGATTGACACCCCGGGGCACGTGGATTTCTCCTACGAGGTATCCCGCAGCCTTGCAGCATGCGAAGGTGCACTGCTTCTGATTGATGCAGCACAGGGTGTCGAAGCGCAAACCGTGGCCAATGCCCACCTCGCCACCGCACAGGGACTCGAAATCATCCCCGTGATCAACAAAATCGACCTGCCAAGTGCCAATCCCGAGCTGGTCATGCAGCAGATCGAAGACATCCTCGCCATTCCCCGGGAAGAAGCGATTCTGGCAAGTGGAAAGACGGGTGCAGGCACCGAGGAAATCATTCAGTCCGTCATTCGCCGGGTCCCGCGTCCGCGCTGGGCCGATCACCCACACGCCCGCACCACCATCTTTGACTCTGTCTATGATGCCTACAAAGGCGTCATCTGTTTTGTGCGGGTGTTTTCCGGTACCATCAAGGCGGGAGATCATGTCGTCATGATGAGCGACGGCACCAAGGTTCAGGTCAAGGAAGTCGGTCGCTTTTCTCCCAAAATGAAACCGGAGAAAATCCTGACGGAAGGCAACGTCGGCTACATCGTTACCAATATCAAGAGCGTCTCCGATGTTCAGATTGGGGATACCATCACCTCCTCCCAGAACCCCGCGACTGAAATGTTGCCGGGATTCAAGGAAGTGCGGCCAATGGTGTTTAGCGGTATTTATCCCATTGATACGAGCGACTATCAGAAACTCACGGTCAGCATGGGCAAATTGCGCCTGAACGACGCTGCCCTCTCCTACCAGTCGGAGAGCAGCGCCGCCCTTGGTTTTGGATTTCGCTGCGGATTTCTCGGATTGTTGCACATGGAAATCGTGCAGGAACGTCTGCGGCGCGAGTATGATCTCGACATCATCTCCACCTATCCGAGCGTCATCTACCGCGTTACACTGACCGATGGCACGATAAAAGAGATCGATAATCCGCTGCACTTCCCTGATCCCTCTGAGATCGAGCGCATTGAGGAACCCGTGATCAAGGCTCACATCCACACTCCAAATGAAAGCATCGGGGATCTGCTTGCGCTCATTGCGGAAAAACGGGGCTACTGTGATCACACCGAAACGCTCGACACCACGCGCATCATGATCGTTTGCGTGCTGCCGCTCAATGAAATCCTCATCGACTTTAACGACCGCCTCAAAAGCATCACACGTGGCTATGGCAGCATGGACTACGAAATGAACGGTCATGCCGAAGCAGATCTCGTACGCATGGACATTCTCGTCAATGCTGAGGTCATTGATGCATTCAGTCTCATTGTGCACCGTGACAAAGCGGAGAGCCGCGGACGCATGCTCTGTGAAAAACTCAAGGAAATCCTGCCGCGTCAGATGTTCAAGATCGCGATTCAGGCAGCCGTCGGCGGCCGCATCGTAGCCCGCGAAACCATCAGTGCCTACCGCAAGGATGTTACGGCCAAGTGCTATGGAGGCGATATCAGCCGCAAGCGCAAATTGCTCGAGAAACAAAAAGAGGGTAAGAAGCGAATGAAGCAGGTCGGTTCGGTGTCTATTCCACAGGAAGCCTTTGTCGATGTTCTCAAAAACACGGCTGGAGGCTGAGACTGCATTCTGTGCCGGCACAAGCCCCACAATCGAAATCACACATGGCCACTTCATCCATCAAACAGCTCAAGAAACAGGCACTCGAGTTTATTCGGCTCGGCGAAAAGGTTTACCACTACCGCAAGGATGTGCTGGCACTGGCCGATGTGGAAACACTGCGCGAGTGCACAAGTCGC
This region includes:
- the dapA gene encoding 4-hydroxy-tetrahydrodipicolinate synthase, translating into MDSKQFYGVHTALITPFNQGSVDVATLEKLVQIQIENGVDGIVSVGTTGESPTLSTREHIEVIGKTVEFVKGRIPVIAGTGANSTEEALELTREAEKVGANAFLQVAPYYNKPSQEGLYRHFAKVAESTDKPIVLYSIPGRCGIEIAVETVIRLHADFPHICVLKESGGSCDRVSRICSAMEGKDFAVLSGEDNLILPYMSVGAKGVICTTSNVIAREMVKMVTLALNNDFAGAYRLHSTYFPLFQNLFIEPNPVPAKYALQKLKVIPSAEVRLPLCEMSTANQKVLDATLATVGLTGKKA
- a CDS encoding PilT/PilU family type 4a pilus ATPase translates to MTSIEKFSSLLKLAVQHAASDIHLKTGRCPIFRIDGRLKEVDTNPFTAPQLMEVLDAIIPPQFTPRWKEFFQVDFSHVLPGVGRFRMNAFYQRGFPGLVIRHIKDKIPTFEDINLDPSPFQRICDQSNGIAIICGATGSGKSTTLAAMIHYINSRKDKHIVTLEDPIEYSYTDIKSVINQREIGIDTPSFEMGITAAMRQDPDVILVGEMRDGDTFTTALKAAETGHLVFGTLHASSSQQAVQRLFEFYPTNIREVIRPQVAASLRATITQKLIPSVNGGRVPTTEIFWVDPLARQIIEDGEFEKISRLVDSQEAELSRSFNKDLMRLVNAGTIAKSDAMAASPNPQKLEMNLKGIFLSGGGIVD
- the secG gene encoding preprotein translocase subunit SecG; translated protein: MSIIIVVFTALLLLLSAFVVLIILMQKPSANAGMGSALGGGAAEQAFGGNAANVLTKTTVFAIIGFFVLSFALYLGNLAMSGPATQRSQDGDNLGALVSSIEEDAPEPEAVVTEPAEQPDAAVDEAEAASLDELLDGTQPPSE
- the lepA gene encoding translation elongation factor 4, which translates into the protein MDSIKNIRNFCIIAHVDHGKTTLSDRLLELTRTVDQRLMKEQLLDSMDLERERGITIKSHPVSMLYRDSDGEDYLFNLIDTPGHVDFSYEVSRSLAACEGALLLIDAAQGVEAQTVANAHLATAQGLEIIPVINKIDLPSANPELVMQQIEDILAIPREEAILASGKTGAGTEEIIQSVIRRVPRPRWADHPHARTTIFDSVYDAYKGVICFVRVFSGTIKAGDHVVMMSDGTKVQVKEVGRFSPKMKPEKILTEGNVGYIVTNIKSVSDVQIGDTITSSQNPATEMLPGFKEVRPMVFSGIYPIDTSDYQKLTVSMGKLRLNDAALSYQSESSAALGFGFRCGFLGLLHMEIVQERLRREYDLDIISTYPSVIYRVTLTDGTIKEIDNPLHFPDPSEIERIEEPVIKAHIHTPNESIGDLLALIAEKRGYCDHTETLDTTRIMIVCVLPLNEILIDFNDRLKSITRGYGSMDYEMNGHAEADLVRMDILVNAEVIDAFSLIVHRDKAESRGRMLCEKLKEILPRQMFKIAIQAAVGGRIVARETISAYRKDVTAKCYGGDISRKRKLLEKQKEGKKRMKQVGSVSIPQEAFVDVLKNTAGG
- the fabD gene encoding ACP S-malonyltransferase translates to MSIALLFSGQGAQTVGMGKSLFDQFETAQTLYRRADEILGWSLTNASFEGPDALLTETRVCQPALFVHGFAVFSILKEQGKLPNIRAATGLSLGELTALTAAEVVDFETGLQLVARRGELMQQACDATRGSMASLIGGTRELAQELCDKVGVQMANLNCPGQIVISGEVEGIKTALELGKSMGFKLIKELNVAGAYHSRLMQSAADAYGSFLEPFTFKTPIFPVYTNTTGCAVTEPDAIKDALVKQIVSSVLFEDCMRNAHAENGIETFVECGVGKVIAGLIRRTDRDWKVVSVAEASDIPESL